A genomic segment from Thermus sp. LT1-2-5 encodes:
- a CDS encoding response regulator transcription factor, with product MRVVLVEDHHLVRKGLRLLLEEGGHEVTAEFATAEEALAAWWEGDVVLLDLNLPGLSGLEALSPLAQRAKVLVVSMHDEPAYVARAFALGAKGYLPKSALDQELLEALERLERGLRYLHPSLTEALLEGYTEPGPEVLSEREREVVTLLAHGYTLSQAAERLGVSVKTASTYKQRALNKLGLMDTPDLVRWARERGLA from the coding sequence ATGAGGGTGGTTTTGGTGGAGGACCACCACCTGGTGCGCAAGGGGCTGCGCCTCCTGTTGGAGGAGGGAGGGCATGAGGTGACGGCGGAGTTCGCCACCGCCGAGGAGGCCCTGGCCGCTTGGTGGGAAGGGGATGTGGTCTTGCTGGACCTGAACCTGCCAGGCCTAAGCGGCCTGGAAGCCCTTTCTCCTCTAGCCCAAAGGGCCAAGGTCCTGGTGGTTTCCATGCACGACGAGCCCGCCTACGTAGCCCGGGCCTTCGCCCTAGGGGCTAAGGGCTACCTACCCAAAAGCGCCCTGGACCAAGAGCTCTTGGAGGCTTTAGAGCGGTTAGAGCGGGGCCTGCGCTACCTCCATCCTAGCCTCACCGAGGCGCTCTTGGAGGGCTATACCGAGCCCGGGCCCGAGGTCCTCTCGGAGCGGGAACGGGAGGTGGTCACCCTTTTGGCCCACGGGTACACCCTTTCCCAGGCCGCCGAACGCCTAGGGGTTTCGGTGAAAACCGCTTCCACCTACAAGCAACGGGCCCTAAACAAGCTGGGCCTCATGGACACCCCAGACCTGGTCCGCTGGGCCCGGGAGCGGGGACTGGCTTAG
- a CDS encoding sensor histidine kinase, with protein MDCARLAEALTGARGRQEVFRRTLAVLEEAGLIRCGEAYWVGEGLTLFQMQACRTSCSLVAHSRRLAEEALQRREKVKEGAFLALPVRQGEKVLAVLVLSLAPGKRVPEALPSLLLLALRRPGLELAGRLLAAQEEERRRVGRELHDGVGSLLTAALLTLKVAERRPEKLPEARARVAEALEEVRRLSRELRLPLLDDLGLKEALQRYLEDYGKGGLQVEARLEIPPLSKEKELALFRVVQEALTNVMRHAQAQRVRVALWRDGDRLFGVVEDDGRGFDPSQISPSVGLLGMQERIQALGGTLLVQSAPGEGTRVEFGVPL; from the coding sequence GTGGACTGCGCCCGTTTGGCGGAGGCCCTAACCGGGGCCAGGGGGCGGCAAGAGGTGTTCCGCCGGACCCTCGCCGTCTTGGAAGAAGCGGGGCTTATCCGCTGCGGCGAAGCCTACTGGGTGGGAGAAGGGCTTACCCTCTTCCAGATGCAAGCCTGCCGCACCAGCTGTTCCTTGGTGGCCCATTCCCGCCGCTTGGCGGAGGAAGCGCTGCAGCGGAGGGAAAAGGTGAAAGAAGGCGCATTTTTAGCCCTACCCGTGCGCCAAGGGGAGAAGGTCTTAGCGGTCTTGGTCTTGAGCCTAGCCCCCGGGAAAAGGGTCCCGGAGGCGCTCCCATCCCTACTCCTCCTCGCCCTGCGCCGCCCTGGGCTAGAGCTGGCAGGCCGCCTTTTAGCCGCACAGGAAGAGGAGCGGCGGAGGGTGGGCCGGGAACTCCACGATGGGGTGGGGAGCCTCCTCACCGCCGCCCTCCTCACCCTCAAGGTGGCGGAGAGGCGGCCGGAAAAGCTTCCCGAGGCTCGAGCCCGGGTAGCGGAGGCCTTAGAAGAGGTCCGGAGGCTATCGCGCGAACTCCGCCTGCCCCTCTTGGACGACCTCGGGCTTAAGGAGGCGCTGCAACGCTACCTGGAGGACTATGGGAAAGGAGGGCTTCAGGTGGAAGCCCGCCTGGAAATCCCTCCCCTTTCCAAGGAAAAGGAGCTGGCCCTTTTCCGCGTGGTCCAAGAAGCCCTGACCAACGTGATGCGCCACGCCCAAGCCCAGCGGGTTCGGGTGGCGCTTTGGCGGGACGGGGACCGGCTTTTTGGCGTGGTGGAGGACGACGGGCGGGGGTTTGACCCTAGCCAGATCTCCCCTTCCGTAGGCCTATTAGGCATGCAGGAGCGGATCCAGGCCCTGGGGGGCACCCTCCTCGTCCAGTCCGCCCCCGGGGAGGGAACCCGGGTGGAGTTCGGGGTACCTCTATGA